In the genome of Gordonia rubripertincta, one region contains:
- a CDS encoding MBL fold metallo-hydrolase: MATIEVTGRRQQQAWADKVLPPVEEVRPGLWSIPVPMGPNPLRYVLVYALALPDGGLALIDVGWPSDESWRALVDGIRSTGHDVIDVRSAAITHFHPDHFGLVPRLLEQTDVELLMHRADACHLRYHSDDEVESQLDDARWELRVLGAPADVAGLGLVDFVRLPDGRTIDRELTADAPLDIPGWNLRAIWTPGHTPGHLCFADDDAGIIFTGDHLLPRISPNVSTSPMQTESPLADYLVSLANTEKMRDHEALPSHEYRFRGLGARVTGLLSHHEERLTEITEAVAARPESTAWEITQAVSWSRPFSDLNLTMKRLALRETDAHLLVLSERGILASTPAPTLADLADVTVEPVRWSLAPVSEHRTASSLSLPD; this comes from the coding sequence ATGGCCACGATCGAGGTGACCGGTCGGCGTCAGCAGCAGGCTTGGGCCGACAAGGTGCTCCCCCCTGTCGAGGAGGTGCGCCCGGGTCTGTGGTCGATCCCCGTGCCGATGGGCCCCAACCCGTTGCGCTACGTCCTGGTCTACGCCCTCGCGCTGCCCGACGGTGGCCTGGCGCTCATCGACGTCGGGTGGCCGTCGGACGAGTCCTGGCGAGCCCTTGTCGACGGCATCCGCAGCACCGGTCACGACGTCATCGACGTGCGGTCGGCGGCCATCACCCACTTCCATCCCGACCACTTCGGCTTGGTCCCGCGCCTGCTCGAACAGACCGACGTGGAGCTGTTGATGCACCGCGCCGACGCGTGTCACCTGCGCTATCACTCCGACGACGAGGTGGAGAGTCAGCTCGACGACGCCCGGTGGGAGTTGCGGGTGCTGGGTGCACCGGCCGACGTCGCCGGGCTCGGGCTCGTCGACTTCGTGCGGCTGCCCGACGGCCGGACCATCGACCGGGAGCTGACCGCCGACGCCCCGCTCGACATCCCCGGCTGGAATCTGCGCGCCATCTGGACGCCCGGTCACACACCCGGCCATCTGTGTTTCGCCGACGACGACGCGGGGATCATCTTCACCGGCGATCACCTGCTGCCGCGCATCAGCCCCAATGTCTCCACGAGTCCGATGCAGACGGAGAGCCCGCTCGCGGACTATCTGGTGTCGCTGGCCAACACCGAGAAGATGCGGGACCACGAGGCCCTGCCATCGCATGAATACCGCTTCCGTGGTCTGGGCGCCCGGGTGACCGGACTCCTGTCGCATCACGAGGAGCGTCTCACCGAGATCACCGAGGCGGTCGCGGCCCGGCCCGAGTCCACGGCGTGGGAGATCACCCAGGCCGTGAGCTGGTCCCGGCCGTTCAGCGACCTCAACCTCACGATGAAGCGGCTCGCGCTGCGCGAGACCGACGCTCACCTGCTGGTCTTGAGCGAGCGCGGAATACTCGCCTCGACACCCGCCCCCACCCTGGCCGACCTCGCCGACGTCACCGTCGAGCCGGTCCGGTGGTCGCTCGCGCCGGTCTCCGAACACCGCACCGCGTCGAGCCTGTCGCTGCCGGACTGA
- a CDS encoding beta-ketoacyl-ACP synthase III — translation MAVIADTSGINNIGMLGIGAYRPERVVTNDEICEHIDSSDEWIYTRTGIKTRRFARRDESVMEMSVNAGRKAIANALLHGSDIDAVILATNTHLLLTPAGATKVATELGCNGVPAFDVTVGCAGFGYGMALASDMIRGGSATNVLVIGAEQLSVALDMTDRTNCFIFGDGAGAVVVGPTEEQELGPVVWGSDGSQFNAIRQDFDWVTFLDGDRVQRPYLRMEGTAVFRWAAFEMGKVALRALEAAKLGSEDLDVFVPHQANARINELLAKNLKLREDAVVANDIEYTGNTSAASIPLAMEDLLSTGKAQPGQTALLLGFGAGLSYASQVVKLPPVPFE, via the coding sequence ATGGCAGTCATCGCGGACACCTCAGGGATCAACAACATCGGCATGCTCGGGATCGGCGCCTATCGCCCTGAGCGTGTGGTCACCAACGACGAGATCTGCGAGCACATCGATTCCTCCGACGAGTGGATCTACACCCGCACCGGCATCAAGACCCGTCGCTTCGCCCGCCGCGACGAGAGCGTCATGGAGATGTCGGTCAACGCCGGACGCAAGGCCATCGCCAACGCCCTGCTGCACGGCTCCGACATCGACGCGGTCATCCTCGCCACCAACACGCACCTGCTCCTGACCCCGGCCGGCGCGACCAAGGTGGCCACCGAACTCGGCTGCAACGGCGTCCCCGCCTTCGACGTCACCGTCGGCTGTGCCGGCTTCGGCTACGGCATGGCCCTCGCGTCGGACATGATCCGCGGCGGCAGCGCCACGAACGTGCTGGTCATCGGCGCCGAGCAGCTCTCGGTGGCCCTCGACATGACCGACCGCACCAACTGCTTCATCTTCGGCGACGGTGCCGGCGCCGTGGTCGTCGGACCCACCGAAGAACAGGAGCTCGGCCCGGTGGTCTGGGGTTCGGACGGCTCGCAGTTCAACGCCATCCGCCAGGACTTCGACTGGGTGACCTTCCTCGACGGTGACCGCGTCCAGCGCCCGTACCTCCGCATGGAGGGCACCGCGGTGTTCCGCTGGGCCGCCTTCGAGATGGGCAAGGTCGCGCTGCGCGCCCTCGAGGCCGCCAAGCTCGGCTCCGAGGACCTCGACGTCTTCGTTCCGCACCAGGCCAACGCGCGCATCAACGAGCTGCTCGCCAAGAACCTGAAGCTGCGCGAGGACGCCGTCGTCGCCAACGACATCGAGTACACCGGCAACACCTCCGCCGCCTCGATCCCGCTCGCCATGGAAGACCTGCTCTCCACCGGCAAGGCGCAGCCCGGCCAGACCGCACTCCTCCTCGGTTTCGGTGCAGGCCTCTCCTACGCCTCGCAGGTCGTCAAGCTCCCGCCGGTGCCGTTCGAGTAA
- a CDS encoding ATP-binding cassette domain-containing protein, with amino-acid sequence MSTPLPLSSQPSVVLSDVSFVWPDGTAVFDRLNLALGASTYSLIGANGAGKSTLLGLISQRLRPASGSVSISGATSAPEVGIVPQDPQSDPESTVSAALGIDGIRSAIGRIEGGSVDADDFDAVGDDWNVEERAIGLLAQMGLPTDLDRRVGAMSGGEATLLSIVAALMRRPSVLLLDEPTNNLDTSSRARLFDATDAFAGTVIVVSHDLELLERVDATLELYRGRVRVFGGPYSHYREIVDAEQEAAEAAVATAAGDLRKQRRELVDAQIKLDRRARTASTAEREKRVPKIIAHLRRGEAQVSAGKLRNAHQDDVAAAAARLDGAREEVRKDRTARIVVPEADLASRAQVVTDDRLRINGPERIALVGPNGSGKSTLIADLVAREAIVVPYAYVPQQIVFDNPSMSIAGLVSAHHPDISTQEVRSHLARFLFRGARADRALEELSGGERLRVGLADALLGDPTPKLLILDEPTNNLDLDTVTQLVAALELWSGALLVVSHDAGFLDRIGIDRRVEVGGSSPELAPDT; translated from the coding sequence GTGTCTACTCCCCTGCCCCTTTCTTCCCAGCCGTCGGTGGTGCTGTCCGATGTCTCATTCGTCTGGCCCGACGGCACCGCGGTCTTCGATCGCCTCAATCTCGCGCTGGGAGCGTCCACCTATTCGCTGATCGGCGCCAACGGCGCAGGTAAGTCGACGTTGCTCGGCCTGATCTCGCAGCGTCTCCGCCCGGCGTCGGGCAGTGTCAGCATCTCCGGGGCCACGTCCGCGCCGGAGGTGGGGATCGTTCCGCAGGACCCGCAGTCGGATCCGGAGTCGACGGTGTCGGCAGCTCTCGGCATCGACGGCATCCGCAGTGCGATCGGTCGCATCGAGGGCGGCTCGGTCGACGCCGACGACTTCGATGCCGTTGGTGACGACTGGAATGTCGAGGAGCGGGCGATCGGACTCCTCGCCCAGATGGGTCTCCCCACCGACCTCGACCGTCGGGTCGGCGCCATGTCCGGCGGCGAGGCGACGCTGCTGTCGATCGTCGCCGCACTCATGCGCCGACCCTCGGTCCTGCTGCTCGACGAGCCGACGAACAACCTCGACACCAGCTCACGGGCAAGGCTTTTCGACGCCACCGACGCTTTCGCCGGCACGGTGATCGTCGTGAGTCACGATCTCGAACTTCTCGAACGCGTCGACGCGACGCTCGAGTTGTACCGGGGCCGGGTCCGGGTGTTCGGCGGCCCCTACTCGCATTACCGAGAGATCGTGGACGCCGAGCAGGAGGCGGCCGAGGCCGCGGTGGCGACCGCGGCCGGCGATCTCCGCAAGCAGCGTCGGGAGCTGGTCGACGCCCAGATCAAACTCGACCGGCGCGCCCGCACCGCGTCGACCGCCGAACGTGAGAAACGGGTGCCGAAGATCATCGCGCACTTGCGTCGCGGGGAGGCGCAGGTGTCGGCGGGGAAGCTGCGCAACGCCCATCAGGACGACGTGGCTGCGGCCGCCGCCCGCCTCGACGGGGCACGCGAGGAGGTTCGGAAAGATCGCACCGCCCGGATCGTGGTGCCGGAGGCCGACCTGGCCTCGCGGGCCCAGGTCGTCACCGACGACCGGCTGCGCATCAACGGCCCGGAACGGATCGCGCTGGTGGGGCCCAACGGTTCCGGCAAGTCGACGCTCATCGCCGACCTCGTCGCACGCGAGGCGATCGTGGTGCCGTATGCGTATGTGCCGCAACAGATCGTCTTCGACAACCCGTCGATGTCGATCGCCGGCCTGGTGTCGGCACATCATCCGGACATCAGCACGCAGGAGGTGCGTTCACATCTGGCCCGGTTCCTGTTCCGGGGCGCACGCGCCGACCGCGCACTCGAGGAGCTCTCCGGCGGCGAGCGTCTGCGTGTGGGTCTCGCAGACGCACTGCTCGGCGATCCCACCCCGAAGCTGCTGATCCTCGACGAGCCGACCAACAACCTGGATCTCGACACGGTCACCCAACTGGTCGCCGCGCTGGAGCTGTGGAGTGGCGCGCTGCTCGTCGTCTCCCACGACGCGGGATTCCTGGATCGGATCGGGATCGACCGTCGCGTCGAGGTGGGCGGGTCGTCACCAGAGCTGGCCCCCGACACATAG
- a CDS encoding peptide chain release factor 3, with amino-acid sequence MSSDVATEVKRRRTFAIISHPDAGKSTMTEALALHARMISEAGAIHGKAGRKSTVSDWMEMEKARGISVSSTALQFNYAAEHSDDGIPSVINLVDTPGHADFSEDTYRVLTAVDAAVMLIDAAKGLEPQTLKLFQVCRHRGIPVITVINKWDRPGQTPLELIDEITERIGLTPTPLFFPVGIAGDFRGLLDRRTGKYVHFTRTAGGAKIAPEEIMSADDAATREGDEWTAAVEESELLSEMGQDHDQEMFLAGQTSPMIFASAMLNFGVRQLLEVLVELAPPPAGRVDIEGRERPVTDPFSAVVFKVQAGMDSSHRDRLAYMRIVSGEFERGMVVTHAQTGKPFATKYAQAVFGRDRSTVDTAYPGDVVGLVNATALAPGDTLFDGPKVQFPPIPSFAPEHFSTLRATTADKYKQFRKAMDQLDSEGVVQVLRNDTRGDMSPVLAAVGPMQFEVVTARMKAEFNVDTIIEPLGYTLARRTDAESAPELDRQRGVEVFTRTDGAVLALFSDKWRLQYIEKEHPDLTLQPLVAAAD; translated from the coding sequence GTGAGTTCTGACGTCGCAACCGAGGTCAAGCGCCGACGTACCTTCGCGATCATCTCCCATCCGGACGCCGGTAAGTCGACGATGACCGAGGCCTTGGCACTGCATGCGCGCATGATCAGCGAGGCGGGTGCGATCCACGGCAAGGCGGGACGCAAGTCCACCGTCTCCGACTGGATGGAGATGGAGAAGGCCCGCGGCATCTCGGTCAGCTCCACCGCGCTGCAGTTCAACTATGCCGCCGAGCACAGCGACGACGGCATCCCGAGCGTGATCAACCTGGTGGACACCCCCGGTCACGCCGACTTCTCCGAGGACACCTATCGCGTGTTGACGGCGGTCGACGCGGCGGTGATGCTCATCGACGCCGCGAAGGGCCTCGAGCCGCAGACCCTGAAGCTGTTCCAGGTGTGTCGCCACCGCGGCATCCCGGTGATCACGGTCATCAACAAGTGGGACCGTCCCGGTCAGACGCCGCTCGAACTGATCGACGAGATCACCGAGCGGATCGGCCTCACCCCGACCCCGCTGTTCTTCCCGGTCGGTATCGCCGGCGACTTCCGCGGCCTCCTCGACCGCCGCACCGGCAAGTACGTGCACTTCACCCGCACCGCCGGCGGCGCCAAGATCGCCCCCGAGGAGATCATGAGCGCCGACGACGCGGCCACGCGTGAGGGCGACGAGTGGACGGCCGCGGTCGAGGAGAGCGAACTGCTCTCCGAGATGGGCCAGGATCACGACCAGGAGATGTTCCTCGCCGGCCAGACCTCGCCGATGATCTTCGCGTCGGCGATGCTGAACTTCGGTGTGCGGCAACTGCTCGAGGTGCTCGTCGAGCTCGCTCCGCCGCCCGCCGGGCGCGTCGACATCGAGGGCAGGGAACGTCCGGTCACCGACCCGTTCAGCGCCGTCGTGTTCAAGGTCCAGGCCGGCATGGACTCCAGCCATCGAGATCGCTTGGCGTACATGCGGATCGTGTCCGGTGAGTTCGAGCGCGGCATGGTCGTCACCCACGCGCAGACCGGGAAACCGTTCGCCACCAAGTACGCCCAGGCCGTCTTCGGCCGGGACCGTTCCACCGTCGACACCGCCTACCCGGGCGACGTCGTCGGCCTCGTGAACGCGACCGCGCTGGCCCCCGGCGACACCCTCTTCGACGGTCCGAAGGTGCAGTTCCCGCCGATCCCGTCGTTCGCGCCCGAGCACTTCTCGACGCTGCGTGCCACCACCGCCGACAAGTACAAGCAATTCCGCAAGGCGATGGACCAGCTCGACAGCGAGGGTGTGGTGCAGGTGCTGCGCAACGACACCCGCGGCGACATGTCGCCGGTGCTGGCGGCGGTCGGCCCGATGCAGTTCGAGGTCGTCACCGCCCGTATGAAGGCGGAGTTCAACGTCGACACCATCATCGAACCGCTCGGTTACACGCTCGCCCGACGCACCGACGCCGAGAGCGCACCCGAGCTCGACCGGCAGCGCGGCGTCGAGGTGTTCACCCGCACCGACGGCGCGGTCCTGGCGCTCTTCAGCGACAAGTGGCGCCTGCAGTACATCGAGAAGGAACACCCCGATCTGACGCTGCAACCCCTTGTCGCGGCGGCGGATTGA